The Lasioglossum baleicum chromosome 12, iyLasBale1, whole genome shotgun sequence genome includes a region encoding these proteins:
- the LOC143214293 gene encoding uncharacterized protein LOC143214293, translated as MDLAETMKNIVAKGMQTEMGPPGGGSGYPGTPSSAGYVTEKMYMLLQAYLQNKGWNPSIELLQCFSEFKDASMIPSGAYLQMMASRIALDSQGRLVLRENGKIILPYEHFANAVMLKHMNGPHGLHLGLEGTVRAVMESYTIGRECFGMEKDFIIEVVQNCPNPACRYYKNQLELTQKMGHMPPTYIQDNETTASLLRSSFPHNTDFQATLSGANPNTHMGAGSTTDLSEIRGAGNQINLQRPPSRPSLNIPHRPVSQEKKVATGKQHYESLVPTISMTDHKLTDFLRTNLDNLDNLSPFGLGNLQGIGNANKDLLALHNGAWPLENEKGSRSSTNSEGGQEKIVRAFAEVMKNMARMKACVRPAMCKPYGKQSEALQKTLVDTIQLVQSLRSFLPPPQIPVSSWKSEDKHRLDHTGTPYLPPLKAGGLEELCEQRKLD; from the exons ATGGACTTGGCAGAAACTATGAAAAATATAGTCGCCAAAGGTATGCAAACCGAAATGGGACCGCCAGGCGGAGGTTCTGGTTACCCTGGTACACCTAGTAGTGCCGGTTATGTTACAGAGAAGATGTACATGTTATTACAAGCATATCTTCAAAATAAAGGTTGGAATCCGAGCATTGAATTACTTCAATGTTTTTCTGAATTCAAGGATGCATCTATGATACCGAGCGGTGCTTATTTGCA GATGATGGCATCGAGAATAGCTTTGGATTCTCAGGGTAGGCTAGTCCTTAGAGAAAATGGAAAGATAATATTACCCTATGAACATTTTGCAAATGCTGTGATGTTAAAGCACATGAATGGTCCACATGGTTTACATTTGGGCTTAGAAGGTACAGTTAGAGCTGTTATGGAATCGTACACTATTGGACGAGAATGTTTTGGTATGgaaaaagattttataatagAAGTGGTACAAAATTGTCCAAACCCTGCGTGTCGTTATTATAAAAATCAATTGGAGCTAACTCAAAAAATGGGACATATGCCGCCGACGTATATACAAGATAACGAAACGACTGCTTCTCTTTTACGTAGTAGTTTTCCTCATAATACAGATTTTCAGGCA accTTAAGTGGTGCTAATCCAAATACTCATATGGGAGCAGGATCTACTACAGATTTGTCAGAAATCAGAGGTgctggaaatcaaataaatcttCAACGTCCTCCAAGCCGTCCGTCATTAAATATTCCACATCGACCTGTATCACAAGAAAAGAAAGTTGCCACTGGAAAACAGCATTATGAATCTTTAGTACCTACTATTTCAATGACAGATCATAAATTAACAGATTTCTTAAGAACGAATTTGGATAATTTGGACAATCTCAGCCCTTTTGGTTTAGGTAACTTACAAGGAATAGGGAACGCAAATAAGGATTTGTTAGCTTTACATAACGGAGCTTGGCCTTTGGAAAATGAGAAAGGCTCTCGGTCATCTACAAATTCAGAAG GTGGACAAGAGAAAATAGTTAGGGCTTTTGCCGAGGTTATGAAAAATATGGCGCGAATGAAGGCTTGCGTACGTCCTGCGATGTGTAAACCTTATGGGAAACAATCTGAAGCTTTGCaaaaaa CACTGGTTGATACTATACAGCTGGTGCAATCATTGCGAAGTTTTCTGCCACCTCCGCAAATTCCTGTTTCAAGCTGGAAAAGCGAAGATAAACATCGATTAGATCATACGGGTACACCTTATCTCCCCCCATT AAAGGCTGGAGGTTTAGAAGAGTTATGCGAACAACGCAAGCTAGACTAA
- the LOC143214297 gene encoding protein-L-histidine N-pros-methyltransferase, whose product MAGADAPIPMCTCDVRNVVTCSAVKQDAPTSGVVRSYRPHGSLARVLYDKQRADEQLEAYDKTQWYRVDTTKIREDLVRLWIPLGSGPESDQPDKTADVFLMKSAERSDSLPLQAWHSLARSALSWFISRTSINGLLGRGSMHVFSCEQFQKLMDASGFSGPWDSSIDLGAGDGATTAHIAHLFEKVYATDISAPMRWALTKRKFTVLDVEKWHETGPFNVILCLNLLDRCDRPNTLLRRLKTSLAPGGRLVVALVLPFTPYVEVGERGDHKPSEYLPVKGNGLEGQIASLVDRVFAPLGLRCLAWSKLPYLCEGDLGQAYYFLDDVIFVLEAQPDTWRYSASEWTDTGAGMPEGEETVEQAGHDR is encoded by the exons ATGGCGGGTGCGGATGCGCCAATTCCGATGTGCACCTGCGACGTTCGGAATGTGGTAACCTGTTCCGCTGTCAAGCAGGATGCACCCACGAGTGGAGTAGTCAGGAGTTACCGACCCCATGGCAGCCTCGCCAGAGTGCTTTACGACAAGCAGAGAGCCGATGAACAGCTCGAGGCCTACGACAAGACTCAG TGGTACAGGGTGGATACGACAAAGATCCGGGAGGATTTGGTCCGTTTATGGATCCCCCTTGGATCAGGCCCTGAATCAGACCAACCTGATAAAACCGCGGATGTGTTCCTAATGAAATCTGCCGAGAGATCTGACTCCTTACCACTACAAGCATGGCATTCTCTGGCGAGGTCCGCACTATCCTGGTTCATCAGCCGCACGTCCATAAATGG ATTGTTGGGCCGTGGTTCCATGCACGTGTTCTCCTGTGAACAATTTCAAAAGCTGATGGACGCAAGTGGTTTCTCTGGACCATGGGACTCTTCCATAGATTTAGGCGCGGGCGATGGTGCCACAACCGCACATATTGCACATCTATTCGAAAAGGTTTATGCTACCGACATATCAGCGCCGATGAGATGGGCTCTGACGAAACGGAAATTTAC GGTGCTCGACGTAGAAAAATGGCACGAAACGGGGCCTTTCAACGTGATACTCTGCCTAAATCTGTTGGACCGTTGTGACCGGCCAAATACGCTGCTGAGACGTCTGAAAACGTCTCTAGCTCCTGGTGGTCGTTTAGTGGTAGCTCTCGTCCTCCCGTTCACTCCTTACGTGGAGGTCGGAGAAAGGGGTGATCACAAACCGTCGGAATACTTACCGGTGAAAGGGAACGGTTTAGAGGGTCAAATCGCCAGCTTGGTCGACAGGGTGTTCGCCCCGCTCGGTTTGAGGTGTCTCGCATGGAGCAAACTGCCCTACCTTTGCGAAGGAGATCTCGGTCAGGCGTATTACTTTTTGGACGACGTGATTTTTGTTTTGGAAGCACAGCCG GACACTTGGCGATACTCGGCTTCCGAATGGACGGACACCGGTGCTGGGATGCCAGAAGGCGAGGAGACGGTCGAACAGGCGGGTCATGATCGGTAA